The DNA segment TTGGCAACGGGATTTTGCCTGCGCTTCTGCACCAGGATCCGCGGTATTTCAGGCGTGGATATGGGTCTACCAAGCGCCGCATGTTGTATGCGCTTACTTCGAGCGTGGTTTGCAGACATGACAATACGGGAAAGCTGGAGCCGAACTACTCCAACATGCTGGGCAACGTTGCTGCTGGCGGCATCTCCAACCTCTACATTCCGGCGGACGAGCGGGGTGTCGGCAGTACTTTTAAGGGAGCGGCCCTGGTAACGGCCGAGGGTGGAGTTGGTGCGATCCTTCAGGAGTTCTGGCCGGATCTTTCGCGGCGCTTCTTCCATAGAGATCCGACGAATGGGCAGGATGATGCTTTGCACACTTTGCACAAATAGAGTACCTGCTCTTTTATGCTTTGGCGTGGCGTCTGAATTCGAAGCGCCTGCCGATAATTGCTTTTGCGATCCAGCGGTCTGTGCCCGATGTAGGGCATAGACCTACACCGAAGTTGACCTCCCATTTGGGACTCAGGTTGAGGTCGATGGCGGGAGGATGGCTATAAAGAACAGAAGCAATAGGTGAAGGCAGAGGAAATTAGAGAACCTCATGCCTTCACCATACCTTAAGAGCTGGAAAGTAGTGTCAGGGCTTTGCTTTACGGATTGCCGCGGTCAATGCAGGGACAATCTCGAAGAGATCGCCGACGATGCCGTAATCGGCTACTTCGAAGATCGGCGCATTCTCGTCCTTGTTGATGGCGACGATGCACTGCGAGCCTTTCATGCCGACGAGATGCTGAATGGCGCCGGAAATTCCAATGGCCAGATAGACTTTTGGAGCTACGGTCTGGCCTGAGCTACCGACCTGGCGCTCCATCGGTAGCCAGCCGTTGTCGCAGATAGGGCGGGAGGCGGCGAGTTCTGCGCCGAGGGCAGCGGCGAGTTCTTCGACGATGGGCAGATTGGCCTGTTCTTTGATTCCGCGACCGACAGAGACAAGAATGGCAGCTGTGCTGAGATCGACGGTCTGCGCGCTGGCACGGAAGGGTTGACTTGGCTGGGTGCGGATCTGCGCGGGTTCGAGATTTGGGCGAAAAGATTCGATTGCGGCTGGAGCTGCGTCTGAGGCATCCGCGCGGAATGCACCGGCCTGCACAGAGAGAAAGCAGGGGCCGTCGCTGGTGTGCTGGTAGGATGCGTTGAGCTTGCCCTGTAGAAGCTGACGAACGAAGATTGGCGATGGCGTGCTGGGCGTGAGGCCGATTACGTCGCTGATCAGGACTTCGTTGAATCGTGTCGCGAGGGCTGGAGCAAAATCACGCACCTGGTAGGTGTGGGGCAGTACGACATACGCCGGCTTCAGGTGCTGGATGAGTTGGGTATAGGCCTCGGTAAATCCATCCGCGGTGTAGTCGCGTAGTAGTGCGTGATCCACGGTAAAGAGAGTGCGTGGTGGTTTACCGGTTATCTTGTCTACTGAGGCCAAACCGATCAGGGCTGCGTCGAGGGGAAGTCCCAGGCCAGCGGCCAGGGTATGAGCCGCAGCAAGCGCTTCCCAGGAGATGCGGCTTATTTCGCCATTTTTCGATTCGAGAATTACCAGTACGCTGCTCATAGGACGCGCACCTCAAATTGCAGCTTTTCTACGAGTGCTGCGGCTGCCTCAGCGGGGGTGCCGCTGAGGATCTGTGTGGTGCGCTGCTTGTTGGGCAGCGTGACCTGATGGAGCGTAACGACGGGCGCCGGAGTGATTCCGAGTTCTGAGGCGGCGATGCGTTTTACTTCTTTGGTCTTGGCCTTCTTGATGCCCATCAATGTTGCGTAGCGAAGTTTGGTGTTGCCGGACTGGATGGTAAGCACGGCGGGCATGGGAAGTTCGATGTGCTGGAACCAGCCGTCTTCCAGTTCGCGCAGTACTTTCAAGCCATTGCCGGTTGCCACGCCGTTGCCGGTTGCTTCGATTTTCAGGATCAGGCTGGCATGTGGCACTCCGAGCAACTCGGCGACGATAACACCGGTTTGTCCCAGTCCAAGATCGTCGGATTGCAGGCCGGTGAGAATGAGGTCGGCTGCTTCGTCTTTGATTGCCGCTGCCAGCAGGCGGGCTACGCCGAGCGCGTCGTATTGTGCGAGGTCATCGCTCTCGATGTGGATAGCGCGGTCGGCGCCTTTGGCGAGTGCTTCGCGGATGGTTTGACCTACGCGCTCTGGACCGGCGCTGATGACGATGACTTCGCCGCCATGCGCTTCTTTGAGCAGAAGCGCTTCTTCAAGGGCGTATGCATCCGATTCGTTCAAGGTGAACTCGACATCGTTCAGGTCGATCCACTTTCCCGTTGCGTCAATGCGGATTCGTGCATCGCGTTCGGGCACTTGTTTGATGGCTACGATGATCTTCATGGTCTCTCTTGATTCCTGATTGCGGCGTGTAATTACACCTGCGAATTGGATGCCTGATGTGGAGCTTCCGGTAGTTGCATGGCTGCGATTTGTGCTATGTCCAGCAGCCTCGGGGCGCTTTCGCCTGTCGTTGCCAGCGCATCTCGAAACATGGTGTTGCAGAACGGGCAGGCAGCTCCAATTGTAGTTGCTCCAGTGGAGACGAGCTCCTGTACGCGAACGCTGCTTACGCGCTGACCCTGCTCCTCGCCGAGAAAGACGAGGCCACCGCCTGCTCCGCAGCAGAAGCTGCGTTCGCGGGTGCGTTCGGGCTCGATGAGTGTTCCGGCGGAGGCGATGATGGATCGCGGCTCGTCATAGACATTGCGATAGCGGCCGAGGTAGCAGGGGTCGTGATAGACGATCTTTTCTTCAGATTTGTTGTGCGGTAACTGCGCCTGGTGGCGAGCGAGAAATTCGCTGTGATGCTCGATCTCTGGCGAGATGCCGAACTCTTTCCAGTCCTCTTGAATGGTACGCACACAGTGCGGGCAGATGGAGATGATCTTCTTCACTTTCTGCTGCTGCATGGCTTCAAGATTGCTCTCGGCGAGTTGCTGAAAGACCAGATCGTTGCCCAGGCGGCGTGCGGGATCGCCGGTGCATTTCTCTTTGCGCATGACTCCGTAGCTGGTGCCCAGGTAGCGCATGACCTGTACGAATGAGTTGATGATTTCGCGCCCCTTGGGGTCGTAACCGCCCATGCAGCCTAGCCACAGGCAATACTCCTGTGTGCCATCGAAGATGGGTAGCTCTTGTTTGGCTACGAATTTATCGCGTTCTACCGAGCTCATGCCGAGAGCGTTGGAGTTGCGCTCCATTGCGAGGAATAGCTTGGTGCCATGCGAATCTTCCCATTCGCCGGTATTCACGGCACCGCGGCGCAGACCCACGATGATGGGTACATGCTCAATGCCGACAGGGCATTGAAATTCGCAGGCGCCGCAGGTGGTGCATTGAAAGGCGGACTCCTGCGAGTTGTACTTGCCGAGCAGTAATTCTTCAGCCGTGGGACCGTATTCATTCAGGTATCCGCGCACGCCGAGGATAATTTCTTTTGGATTGAGACTCTTGCCTGTGTTGGCGGCAGGGCAGTGTTCGGTGCAGCGTCCGCACTCTACGCATGAGTAGGCCTGGAGGCTTACAAGTTGCGTGAGATCCTTGCCGGTTACGAGGCCGAAATCTTCATCGCCCGAGAGAGTTGGTATGGCACTGAAGCTGCCTCGCGAAAGAAAGATCGTGAGTGGGCTGAGGATCAAATGCAGATGCTTGGTGTGTGGGACCAGGGGCAGGAAGACGAGCAGAGAAAGCGTATGCGTCCACCACAGTGCGCGGGCGGCGATGCTGCCGTCTGCCACAAAGAACGATGCCAGATAGGTGGCCATGAGCGCGAAGATGAGCCCGGCGATGACGCCTGATTCCCAGGAGATATTGTGCCCGGCACGCGACAGCCAGACTGGCTGCAGGATGAATCGACGAATGAATAATCCGGATATAGAGATGGCGCAGGCTATCGCGAATGCTGCTGCGAACCAGAAATAGAAGCGTCCGAAGATGCCTGCAGGATCGAGAAATCCTATGCCCAGGCCTACTGCAAGATGATTGAGGGTTACGAGCGCGAAGGCCAGGAAACTCCAGAAGACGAAGGCGTGCGCTATGCCGGGTAGAGGCCGTTCGCGAATGACCTTGGCCTGACAGAGCACTTCCCAGAAGAAATCCCAGATACGTTTGCCAATGGGGAAGAGATGAAATCCGGGGTCGCGGCGCGAGTGCCAGATCTTGTCTACGACGACTCCAAATCGCTTCCAGAAAAGAGCGGCCGAGGCGAATACGAACAGGATCAACAGCAGTTTTTCGGGAAGGGAAAAGTGGGATGGCTCTGCGAGTATGCCGAGACCGGAAACGCCGGAGAGGAGGGACATTGGGCTTGCGGGCAGCAGGTGCATCATCTATTCGTCTTCCTCTCGCCTACCTTTGTACTCGATTCGGGCAGGCTTTGGCACCTGTTCGTTTTCTCGATGATGCGACAGGCCTTAAGCTCCCTTGGTCAACTCGCTGGTGAGATGCTCATGATGTTGCGCGGCAAAGGAGTCGACACTTTGTAACCCAAGCAGGTAACCGCCAAAGGCGAGTGCTCCGAGCGCGAAGAAAATTGCGGCAACGCCCCAATAGCCGATGCCGAAGTAGCTGCAGAGCAGCCATGCTCCTACGCCCAGTGCGAAGGCTCCGATCATTACGCCGAAGCTGATGAGACTGCTGAGGCCGGAGACATTCTGCCGACGTACTTTGCCTGCCTGCAGCACCTTGGGTGCTGTGATGGAACGCATGTTGCCGATGATCATGTTGAGGAAGATGGCGAAAAACATCCAGGCCACGGTGGCTACTGTGATCTCCAATGAAGGCGGTTTATTGGCCAGTGAAGCGCTGATGTAGATAAGCAAAATCTCTATGGCAAGCAGGCAGCCGGTCAGAATGTTCTTGGCGAGAATCACATTCCGCATGCGGACCGGTGCGATGAAATAAAACTGGACTCCGGCGGCATCACTGCCAAGGCAGTTATAGATAAAAGAGACAAAGACCAGCAGAGTGTAGGCACAACCATAGGTGAACAAATACGTGCTTACGGAATTGCGATGCATGCCAATCTGACCCATGGCGGAGGTTCGCGCGGTGAAGATGAATACCATGAAAGGCGGAACAACCAGGCTGTATAGCTGGGCTCCGCTGCGCATGAGATAGCGGAGCTCTTTCACGATGCATGCGGACACAGCATCCGGGAGTAGACCGCGCCTGCGTGGAGTATCTGCATGGTCTCTTGCTCTGCTAGGCGACTCTTTACGGGGAGTTACTGCGACTTTGGCAGATGCGGGTACTTCGCTGAGATTTTCTCCAAGATATTCGGCATGGAGACGTATGTGCAGGATGAAGAGAAATGTTGCGACATAGAGGCCAACGGCCAGTAATGTAGCAATGGCAATGAGGGGCAATCCGCCATGCATGCGCTCGATGGCTAACGATGCCAGCCCCGGTGGCAGACACCAATTGATCGCTATAAGCGCATGTCCGATCTGCAACAGCAGAGGACTGGGGTGACCGTGATGGCCGTCAAGCCGTTGCGCAAACTGCACGACAACTTGTATGCCAAGCGAAGCCAGAAGGATGAGGACTGTGAGGATTTCCCTGGTGCGTCGCTGCGCAAGCCAGCGCTCGATCCAGGAATAGACCATGCGGGAAAAGAAGATGTTGCAAATGGCGTAGAAAAACAAAACAAGCGCAGACCAGGGTGCGAGAATCGGCGCGGCAACGGCTATGCCGATTGTCATTGCAATCAGGCAGGTAATGCCTGCGAGCGTAGGCGGATCTAATAGTCCGAATGAAAGGCGTATCAGAAGATAATCGCGGTAGCGAATCGGATAGCGAATCAGCGTGGAGAGATCGAAGGATGGTCCTGTTGCTGAGGTGCTGACGCCGATGAACTGCCAGAGAGCGAAGATGATCCATAGCAGAATCGCCAGGTCGCTGTACATGCCGGTGCTGACGAGATACCACGAGCCGAGACCTGCTCCAATAGCGGGCCCGAAGACCATCAACGCGAGTATCGGATAGGAAAGAATCTTGACGACAAGCTCGCCGGTCGCGCCTTTGCCGCGCAGGGAGTTGATGAAGATACGCCAGCGAAGCCACGCGATTGTGCGAAACTGTTCGCGGGCTAATCCAGACTCTGTGAGTATTGCAGGAGTGTTTATCCCAGCCATGAAAGCTCCTGCTCTGAGTGCAGCGGGTCCGCGCCTGCTTCATTGCCGATTACGCGAATGAATATTTCTTCAAGCGTGAGCCGAGTAGTTGTTCCGTCGGCATCGTCAGCCTGGGTGTGGACGCCTGCGCGCAGCTCTTCCAGAGATCCGTTGGCTATCAACTGACCGTGATTGATGATCGCTACATGGGTGCAGAGCCGCTCGACAATTTCAAGCACGTGCGAAGTTAGAAAGATGGTTGCTCCGCGGGTGATCATGCCTTGCAACATCTGTTTAAGCGTGCCGGCGGCGATGGCGTCCACGCCTTCAAAGGGTTCATCCAGAAATAAGATCTTGGGTCCATGAATCACGGCGGCGGCCAGTGCCAGCTTCTTTTGCATGCCGTGGGAAAAATCGGTGATCAGCTTTTTGTTCTCACCTGCCAGGTTCATGAACTCCAGCAACTCTTCGGTGCGCTGCAAGGTCGTGGCTCGATCGAGCCCGTACATCTGCCCCACAAATCGCAGATATTCGGATGCTGTGAGGCGTCCAAAGAGAGCCATGCCTTCAGGCACTACGCCGATCTGCCGCTTGACCTCGAGCCCATGTGTGGCGAAATCCAATCCAAGTACCTGGATGCTGCCGGAGGTGGGCGTCAGCAGGCCTGTAAGCATTTTGATCGTGGTAGATTTGCCTGCGCCGTTGGGGCCGAGGAAGCCATAGAACTGGCCGGGAGCTACGGTGAGGTCGACATTCTGCACGGCAACAAAGTCGCCGAACCGGCGGGTGAGTCCAGTGGTGGTGATCGCAGCACTCATAACTGAAACGAGGATACTGCAAAATCAGCGAGGAGACTGTAATAACGAGATTTTTTTGATACTCCTATAGGCAATCGATTGTTGATGGCGGCCGCCTTAGTCTCGTGAACAGCCCCTGGTGATTTAAAGTGTCTTGGTAATCGAGTGGAGGAATTTTGAATGCGTAGATTTGTATTTCTGTTTGTATTACTGACTGTGGCCTGTGGTTTTCAAATCCCAAGTAGGGCTGAGTCTCGATTTGTTCATCAAGATGGAAAGTTCCTGGTGGATGGGGCGGGACACAAGGTTCAGTTGCGGGGCACGAACCTGGGAAACTGGCTCGTGACTGAGGGCTACATGTTTCGCTTCGAAGGCGGGCCGCAGTCAACCCGCGAGATTGAAGCGATGGTGAATGAGCTGATCGGTCCAACAGCGGCTACGAAGTTCTGGCATGACTATCGGGATGCATATGTTACTCGCAAGGATATCGATTTCATTGCTAAACAGGGTTTCAACACGATACGTATCCCGTTCCACTATCGCTATTTTGTGCCGGGGGATGATGAGGGCTTTGCGCTTATCGATCGCGTGGTCGAATGGGCCAAGGCGGATGGGCTGTATGTTGTGCTTGATATGCATGCTGCGCCTGGAGGACAGACGGGCGCTAACATCGACGATAGCTGGGGTTATCCGTGGCTCTATGAGGATGAAGATAGCCAGCTCCTGGCCGCTGATATATGGAAGAGAATCGCCGAGCATTATCGCAATAATGCTACCGTGATTGGCTACGATTTATTGAACGAACCGATCCCTCACTATCCGAAGCTGGCGCAGTACAACTCCAAGCTGGAGCCGGTCTACAAGAAGCTTGCCGCAGCAGTTCGCTCAGTGGATAAGAACCACGTGCTCATTCTCGGCGGTGCGCAGTGGGATGGTAACTTCAGCGTGTTTGGGCCACCGTTCGACAAGAACATGATGTACACATTTCATAAATACTGGATGCCTCCAACAGAGGATGCAGTGAAGCCGTATGTCGAATTTCGCGATAAATATAACGTTCCGATCTGGATGGGTGAGTCGGGCGAAAACACGGATGAGTGGATCACGAAGTTCCGTATGGTTTTAGATCAGGATCAGATCAGTTGGACGTTCTGGCCTTACAAGAAAATGGAGGCGAACTCAGCGCTGGTCAGCTTCAACAAGCCTGAGCATTGGGATGAGATCGTCACCTATGCCGCTCGCCATGCAGGTATGGGAGATACGGAAAAATCTGTTGCTGCCAGGCCATCGCTTGAAGACTCTCGCGCTGCTTTTCAGGACCTGCTGGTGAAGGTTCGTTTTGAAAACGCTAAAGTCAATGATGGTTATTTGAAGGCTTTGGGTGCGGAGGTCAAGTAAAATCGACTTCATTACACTTTGAGAAGCCCGAGGGCCAGTCATGATCGTTAATCTCGCAGAGCGAGCGCACAACCATAACTGGCGTCTCGATCCTATTACCCGGTCCCTGTTGGATACGGATTTTTATAAGCTACTGATGCTTCAATTTATCTGGAAGCATTTTCCTAAAGTCGAGGTCACTTTTACGCTCGTCAATCGCACGAAACAAGTGCGATTGGCTGAGCGTATCAGTGTTGACGAAGTACGTCAGCAGTTGGACCACGTGCGTAAACTGCGTTTTCACAGGTCGGAACTGATCTGGCTTGCGGGCAATACGTTCTATGGCAAGCGTGGCATCTTCGAGCCGGATTTTCTGGAGTGGCTGGAGCGCGATTTTCAGTTGCCCGATTATCATTTGTCGGTCGTTGATGGCGAGTTGAGTCTCACGTTTCACGGCACCTGGACACAGACGACACTCTGGGAAGTCTATGCGCTTTCTATCCTCAGTGAGTTGAAGACTCGGGCGAGCCTGCGTGAGATGAGCGAGTTCTCGCTGGATATTTTGTATGCGCGCGCAAAGGCAAATCTATGGAGCAAGATCGAGCGTCTGCGAGGCGTGCCGGGGCTTAGAGTGGCGGATTTTGGCACGCGCCGTCGGCACAGCTTTCTATGGCAGGAATATGTTGTGAAAGCGATGCGAGATACGCTTGGTGATAGCTTTACCGGCTCGTCGAATACTTATCTTGCATACAAGCATGATCTCGAAGCAATCGGTACGAATGCCCATGAATTGCCGATGGCTTTAGCTGCGATGGCTGCTGATGATGAAGAGCTTAAACACTCGCAGTATCATGTGCTGCAGTTATGGCAGAACACGTATCAGCGCGAATTGCTGATCATGTTGCCCGATACATTCGGCACTACGCAGTTCCTCGCAGATGCTCCGGATTGGGTCGCGGATTGGACGGGGCAGCGTATGGACAGCAAGAATCCTTTCGTCGCGGGCGGCGAGTACATCGAGTGGATCAAGTCGCGCGGCCGCGATGCTGAAAACAAATTGATCATTGCTTCGGATGGGTTAGACGTTGCTCAGATCCTTGGTCTGCATGCGTATTTCTCCGGAGAAATTTTAGGTAATGCGACGCCGCAGGATTTTCGCAACGCTACGGATTTTTTGGATGCGAACAAGTGGAATCCGCAGCGGCGAATTCGTTTCAGCTCTGGCTGGGGAACACTGCTGACGAATGATTTTCGCGGCTGCGATCCATCGGGTGGAAATGGTTTTGATCCGATCAGCCTGGTGTGCAAGCTCTCCGAAGCAAATGGCCGGCCTGCAGTGAAGCTCTCCGATAACTATGCGAAGGCAATGGGGCCGTCAGAAGAAGTGGCCCGCTATCGCAGGGTATTTGGTTCGGCAGGGCTGACGAATGTACCGGCTATCGTGTGAGCTTTTGTAACCGTGTGGTCGAGACTGGCTGACGACAGCGGTATGGGGTTCGCGGATGCCTGCTACTCATGGGATATTTCGTGTATCTCTGCTATATATCCACCCGGAAACAGAACGATCGCCGAATGACGGTGATCTGAACTGTAAGGCGCGACAAGGATCGTTACGCCGAAGGTCTTCGCTTTGGCGAGTGTTGCGTCGAGGCTATCGACTTCATACCCGGTATTTTCCAGGCCATAGGGATAAGAAGGTTTGCTGTTGCTTACGTAAACGACCATCTTGCCAAAGGCGGATTCGAGATGAATTCTACGAATCGAGTTTGCTGGCTGTCCTATTTCAATTCCGGGTGCTTGCGCTTCGTCGGAGATGATCTTGCCTTGAGAAAACTGAAGAAATGATTTCAGAAAAGCTTCAACACGATCCGGCGAAACGTAGACTCGATTTTCAGGTACATGGATAAAGGGCGAATAGTGCGGCGGTGTCGTGTGCCAATACAGTTGCATGTTGACGCCGCCGGGCCACTGGATAATTGTGTCAAGCCCGATGGCATCAGGGAAGGTTCCGACAATTACGTTTGCGCCAGCCGAACGCGCGGCGGAGATGGCTGTATCCATATTCGTAACGAGATAGCCATTCCTCTCCGTCCCGAAGGGGGCAGGAATGGGTGTGAGAAATCCGAACAAAGAGACTGTTCCTACAGGGGTCTGCATCAGTTGAGAGGTAGTCTTGCTCGGCGTTGGAGTCACGGTAACGATGACCTGTTTGGTACTGGTGCCGCCAAATGTACCGAGGAAGCTTTTGACGAATGCGTCCACGTCTTGCGGTTTCACGTAGACGTGCGTCGAGTCATACTGTGGCGCCACAGCGACGGATGGTAAGCTGACCGTGCTCTGGGCGACGGCAGCTCCGCTAGTCCAACTCAACAAGAGTGTTGCAACAGCGATAATTCTCTGAAGGGAAGTCATCTTAGCCTCTCTGCAACAAAGTACTACGATTCGATGAATGCGAGTAGATCGAGGTTGATGGCATCTGCTACTTCACTGCTTTTGATCGTTAGAGGAATCTGCAGGTGTAGGACGTGTTGGGCGCAGTGATGATCGCATAATAGGCATCCAGGGGCAGAGTTAGACTTAGATCGAGCGGGTAGACCGCGAGTGGAAAATCATATGTTTTCAAGCAGGATATTCAGGAATAATAATCGCAGGGCGAATGCGACGCGGTAATCCGAATCAGAACGAAAGTCGAGAGGCAACGACAATGCCGGAATATAAGAAGAACCTTGAAGCCATCTCTTCACTCACACCGGAACAGTATCGGGTAACGCAGGAGAGTGAGACGGAGCCTCCTTTTCAAAACTCATATTGGGATAACGACGAGCCGGGCCTTTACGTGGATATCGTATCGGGAGAGCCTCTGTTCACCTCAGCCGATAAATTCGACAGCGGCTGTGGTTGGCCAAGCTTTACGAAGCCAGTTGATTCGGAATCTATCTCTGAGACTATCGATGATAGTCACGGAATGATCCGAACAGAGGTTCGATCCAATCAGGGTGACAGCCATCTTGGCCATGTCTTTGACGATGGCCCGCAAGAGGCTGGCGGCCTTCGTTACTGCATCAATTCTGCGTCGCTGCGCTTCATTCCTCTGGATGAGCTCGAAGAAGAAGGTTACGGAGCCTATCGTAAACTAATCGAAAGTAGTGAAAAGGAGTAAGGGCATGATTACAGAGCGAGCGATTTTAGCCGGTGGTTGCTTTTGGGGTATGCAGGACTTGTTCCGCAGCTTTCCTGGAGTAATTTCTACCCGCGTTGGATATGCGGGCGGGGATGTAGCCAATGCAACCTATCGAAACCATGGCTCCCATGCCGAGGCCATAGAGATTGTGTTCGATCCGCAACAGGTAAGTTATCGAAGGCTTCTCGAGTTTTTCTTTCAGCTCCATGATCCCACTACGCTGAATCGTCAGGGCAACGACATTGGGACGAGCTATCGTTCCGCCATTTTTTACATCACAGACGAACAGAAACAGACTGCAGAAGAGACCATCGCAGACATCAACGCTTCTGGAATCTGGCCGGGCAAAGTAGTGACAGAAGTGAAGGCCGCTGGTGCGTTTTGGGAGGCCGAGCCAGAGCATCAGGATTATCTGGAACGCTATCCGAGTGGCTACACATGTCATTTTGTGAGACCCAACTGGAAGATTTCGAAATGAATGGCTGAGGGTTGAATGCCTTCTCCCGGGTGTTATCAGAACGGTGCCTTCACTCCATTAGAGACGTGTGGCGAGAAGCCCGTTTTGCCGGGCGAAGCGCAGCGTATTCCGTCTTCAAGAGAAGACGGTTTCAGGTGCGTCGTGCCCCTGACCATGATGTGCCGCTAAGGACCGGGAGATTTGCCGTGATCTACATTCGGCATTGACCTTTGTTGGCCGCTTGTCGATAGGCCGTTAATGGGGATAGTCCTTCGTGAGTGAGATCCATCTCTGTCCGTTCACAGAAGATCTACGAGTCACTGCCTTCTTGATCACGGTCGACACCATTGCATGCATGTCTTTATATTCGCCTCCAGTGGAACTCAAGGGCTAACATTTGACATATGACCGGCGTCCCTGGATATGACATGATGGGAGCGGCCGTTGGTACTGGAATCTTGCTCGTTCAGCTTAAACGTTTGACTCCAGAATTCGACGGGATGTTCGCAGGCTCTTGATCAAGGTAGATATTGAGAATATCGACGTCGCAATCCGTGAAGGAATCAAACGGGATTCATTCTTGGCCGAGTGCAGTTGAGGTCCGCCAACAACTGGAGCGACTTCTCGCGCACCCGTTGTTTACGAACAGCAAACGCTACCCGGTACTGCTTGCGTACACGGTCGAGCAGGCTTTGCTTGGCAATGCTGGTGATTTAAAAGAACGCACAATCGGCGTCGAGGCATTTGGACGCGAACCGAGTTATGACGTAAATCTGGATCCTGTGGTTCGCACGACGGCTGCCGAGGTACGAAAAAGGCTGATTCAGTACTATTACAGCCCCGAACATGCAGGGGAACTGATCATCGAATTACCGGTTGGCTCCTACGCTCCCGCTTTTCGAGAACCAGCAATCCAACTCTCTGCCAAAGTAGATCCAGAGGTGATTGCGGAGCATCTTGAGCCATCTCCTCGCGATCCGGTAGCGTCGGAGGATTCGCGGGCAGATGTTGTAAGAGCACCCACGCGTCTCATCCACTACCGCTGGATTTCCATCGTTGCCGCTCTCCTTTTCGCTGTGCTTCTTGGCATCGGCATCGGTCGCGTGCGATTCCCAGGTCAGGCCGCAAGCTCCAGCGGACCCTCAAATATGGCGCGCTTTTGGGAGCCGATCACCGCAACCTCAAGCCGTGTTACGTACTGCCTCGGGGTACCAACGGACTCTGTCGATCTCCAAAGCAAGACGATCCCCGCAATCCCTGCCGGGGAGAGCGGCAATCTGAATGTTTACGATGTCATCACACTTGCTCGTTCCATTGCGCCTCTTGTGCCTAAAAATGGAGAATTTCGCGTCCTGGCAGCTTCCGATACAGGCTTCGCTCAATTACGGGAAGGCCCATTTGTTTTGATTGGCGCTTTCGACAATCCGTGGGCAATGCGCATCACTCAGGATTTGCCGATTGGGTTCGAGTATGACAATCATGTTCGCAAGGTGGTGAATCGCAAAAGTAGCCCCAAGGGAATTTGGGCTCTTGAA comes from the Acidicapsa ligni genome and includes:
- a CDS encoding nicotinate phosphoribosyltransferase, giving the protein MIVNLAERAHNHNWRLDPITRSLLDTDFYKLLMLQFIWKHFPKVEVTFTLVNRTKQVRLAERISVDEVRQQLDHVRKLRFHRSELIWLAGNTFYGKRGIFEPDFLEWLERDFQLPDYHLSVVDGELSLTFHGTWTQTTLWEVYALSILSELKTRASLREMSEFSLDILYARAKANLWSKIERLRGVPGLRVADFGTRRRHSFLWQEYVVKAMRDTLGDSFTGSSNTYLAYKHDLEAIGTNAHELPMALAAMAADDEELKHSQYHVLQLWQNTYQRELLIMLPDTFGTTQFLADAPDWVADWTGQRMDSKNPFVAGGEYIEWIKSRGRDAENKLIIASDGLDVAQILGLHAYFSGEILGNATPQDFRNATDFLDANKWNPQRRIRFSSGWGTLLTNDFRGCDPSGGNGFDPISLVCKLSEANGRPAVKLSDNYAKAMGPSEEVARYRRVFGSAGLTNVPAIV
- a CDS encoding glyoxalase; the encoded protein is MTSLQRIIAVATLLLSWTSGAAVAQSTVSLPSVAVAPQYDSTHVYVKPQDVDAFVKSFLGTFGGTSTKQVIVTVTPTPSKTTSQLMQTPVGTVSLFGFLTPIPAPFGTERNGYLVTNMDTAISAARSAGANVIVGTFPDAIGLDTIIQWPGGVNMQLYWHTTPPHYSPFIHVPENRVYVSPDRVEAFLKSFLQFSQGKIISDEAQAPGIEIGQPANSIRRIHLESAFGKMVVYVSNSKPSYPYGLENTGYEVDSLDATLAKAKTFGVTILVAPYSSDHRHSAIVLFPGGYIAEIHEISHE
- the msrB gene encoding peptide-methionine (R)-S-oxide reductase MsrB gives rise to the protein MPEYKKNLEAISSLTPEQYRVTQESETEPPFQNSYWDNDEPGLYVDIVSGEPLFTSADKFDSGCGWPSFTKPVDSESISETIDDSHGMIRTEVRSNQGDSHLGHVFDDGPQEAGGLRYCINSASLRFIPLDELEEEGYGAYRKLIESSEKE
- the msrA gene encoding peptide-methionine (S)-S-oxide reductase MsrA codes for the protein MITERAILAGGCFWGMQDLFRSFPGVISTRVGYAGGDVANATYRNHGSHAEAIEIVFDPQQVSYRRLLEFFFQLHDPTTLNRQGNDIGTSYRSAIFYITDEQKQTAEETIADINASGIWPGKVVTEVKAAGAFWEAEPEHQDYLERYPSGYTCHFVRPNWKISK